A segment of the Mauremys mutica isolate MM-2020 ecotype Southern chromosome 7, ASM2049712v1, whole genome shotgun sequence genome:
GCTAATTCAATCCACTAATAATCATGCAAACAATCCATTGCACGGAGTTGGGTCCCGCGCAGTTAGTGGGGGCGCTCTCGGTTTCAAGAGCAGCAGGCTCGGGCTCCTGACCTGTTTTGCTCTGTCCcgagatttaaaataaaacctaGAGTGAAATGCCCACTCTGGAAGGCAGCGAAAGGCTGggtccagcaggggatgttctCTGCTTGTCTCACCACGCCCCAGCTGCGAATCAGACTGGCTGGCTGATTATTTTTCCCGTCAACAATTAGAGACCTTCCTTTGAACAGATTAGATGTCATCGGATATTGACAACGTATTTCACCCCTCCAGGGATGGATGCTTCAAAGTACAATACGCAGAAAATTTCTCACGAAATAGTTCGTATTTGTATACAACACACCTTCGGAGAAGAAAATGACTGCCTGGCGCGCTAGGATGCCCTCATTTCCGTCAGGCCcgggtggggaggaaggaattAAGATGCTTTAAGAGGTCTCCAGAACAAATGTTCTCTTTGCTCTCTCTGGTAGACCAGCAGTTTGTTTCCTGCGgcgtttttgtttttaaaggacaaTTGCATGTTTCCGCAGCTACGCTGCGATTTGATAACTCAATAGAAAAAAAAGTACAATCTGTATTCAAACAGGCAGGATCTCACGCTATTCATCTCAGCAGTTAACAAAACAGTCCCCGTAACATAGCCCGGGCATGGAATCATTGACTATATATACTACATGCAATAGGTGAAATATTAAGATTCTCGCAGCCCGTGACATTTACGAGTTGAGAGTGGaaccgggctggggggagctatAATTCACTGCAAGGAGTTCAGCAGAGCCAACAGCTCTCTTCCAGCGCTATCACCGAGACACCTAATCAGTTTTCAAGCTTGCTTCGTACTTTCAATACTCCACCCCGGTGGAATTAATAGCTGGCGGAGATATGGAAAGGAAGCGATGGGCAGCCAGGGTCCCCAGGCGGCGGAAACCGGTGTCGCCCAGTTGATTTCAGAGGAGTTAAACTGACGCACACCAGCTGAGAACGTAGGCAGAGTAGTCTGTAACTGACGACTCCAAGAGTCGGAGGAGCAGAGGGCAGGTTGTGGGCACAGACCACCTGGATGGAGGCATCATAAAAAATCCCTAGCGCGCaatccttccccttccctcccccgccgACACCTCTAATTCCCACGGCTCATCttaatggggagggggggagtcagACAAGCCAAAATCCTTTACCAGCCCAAGAAGCTATTCTCTTACAACGAGCGAACCTAGGATCCGTGGTGTTTCCATCCGCCCATTTACCTGAGATGCCCTATTTCCTAAACATCATAATCAGCCCCAGACTCTTCTCTTTTAATGTGCGATTACGAGTCAGcctctggggatgggggggtgttcTATCTGGGGGTTCCtgaatatttttctctctccttatttTGAATAATCGTTTCTGTTGCCCGAAAAGGGCTCACCCGACAGAGCAGCATCCTAACTTGAGAGCGCTCTGTGTAGATAGGATCACGTGATGCCGTTGAACGTGGAGATATTCCAGGTAGCATTTCCGAAATTGTTAGACACAGATTCACACAGACAACAGAGAGGGCCCGTCTGCTTTCTACAGACTCTGGGTGTGGGCCCGAGCCTATCAGCCCCTACATTTAAGATAAAACAAATACCACCGTGTGTAAAGTATCATAGTGTTACCagcaactgatttattttattttattttttacaaaaaacTTCCACTTGCCGCACAGTGTTAAAATCATGCTGGTAAATTCGATGGAATCGAACATGCGTTTAGGAATCATTGAATTAATCCTCCAGATTTTAAAGAATGGGTGATTTGATACATTACAGGAGGCAACTCATCTACGTCACTCTGTTTTTGTGACGTATAGCTTTCGAACATTCTAATGTGCTATCTAGCTGTGTGTAACTTCTCGGCAGCTTCGAGGGGCCCGTTTATATCGTTTGGTTCAAGCTGTTTCACTGCGGATTTCTCTTGCTCGGCACTTCTCATAGTAAATGTCTAGAGCACTAGAGAACAACTGTTATCAAGAGAACTTTCTTTGACGTAAATGTTAATGTGAATATTTACATACTGAATTAATATTGTATTTTCAGTATATTTTACATGGTTTCGATTTTTTTGTGTTAATGTTTACCGGATACAAGAAAAAATACCATCCAGTTAAAAACTTTTAAACCGCTTCATTTCTCCTTAGAGGAAGTACGATGTGTGGCTACATGTCTAGTTAAAACGTAgctatttaaatatataaatatagggGGAAATGGTGACACTGTTCCAGGGTGTTGCGCAGAGTAATTAAAGATCGAATTCGGTCTATAGTTTCAGCATTTTCTTAGAGACCCGATCATTTATACTCCATTGAAGTTGATGAGGGATCGGACATTATATGAGAGAACACACAAAATATGGCATACGGGAAATTAGTGTTGGTTTTATGTAGGCAGGCCAGATAACGATTTGCTTATTATTAAACCAAATAATTTATCAAACGCATTTTGTGCCATTTAGGAAGAATCATCGGCTTCGAAATCttgtatattttaaatgttttggtgGTCTTCTAAAAAATAACACGATAGCTAGGCTATCCACTTTCACATATTGCCACACCCACAGCAAGAAACTCTGTTTCGCCTCTAATTTAAGGCATAACATCATTTAACATATTTACTGTGCAGAAAATACCACTTTTTACTTGCTAACAGAAGTTATACGAAAAGCAAtcagtgatatatatatatatatataaatgcaaTGCGTGAAATATACTAAATACGGACTCGCGCCTTCCCAAGATGAGGGAAGTTGGGCCGAGTAAAGATTTAAGGATTGTGCCCCTTAAATCCGTGCTACTCTGCGGGTGAGAATTTACTAGTGAAAATGAATACCGTACTGTATCACAAATGGAAGAAATAAAGCCACAGGAATACAGTGTGTCTCTGGAACAGAGTTGTGTATCCTCTGTTTCATTATGATCTGTCAATTAACTTGTATTTGAATAACTAACAGGAAAACTGCTTCTACTAATACACAAACACGTTACCTTACTGAAAGCAACAGGTCATAAAATACTTTATTGAAATAAAGTAAATATCTTGCATTAACTGATCATAAAATGCAGTTTTCGGATTACTTGGGGCACCACAGGATTGTAGACAGCAAGTAGGCTTAAAATAACAGTAACAATCTCCTCCTGACCCTTTCAGGTTGTCATACAAAATACAACAATCTTCCATCTCAGAGCTCCCAAACCGATACAGAGAAAGAGAAACGGCTGTTTTTCCTTATGTACATGGGGGGAAgaaaaagagggggaaaggaatcAATATTAAATACAACGGAAATCAAATGGTAATAATAATCCACTAACCATTTTGTCACCCATCTTCTTCCACCTTGCATCTTCCTGTGGAACAGAACGCTGCATGGGCCTTGTCTATTTATCCTGCTCCTCATTCCACATTGTGGAAACTAGGTTTTAAAATAGAAGGGAGTGCATGAGGCCTAACAAATGCATGGCACACAAGTCTAAGGATCAGTCCACTGCTGCGGGTGGTGTGTTTCTCATCGTTAATCCAGTCTTTAAAATGTTCAGGTCTCGTTAGAGAAGGCACTTGATCGATGCTGTTTTGTAAGTCTTTGTGCTGTTTGGCACGCTCACGAGGCAtccttgatttttttattttgatttttttattcctCCTGGTTGACTTCACAGGGCGAGTTTAGGCTTTCCGcttgtttctctgcttccttggcTCGCTCCTGCTCTGTAAGCTGCTCGCTGGTTGGGATGGAGTTTTTCTTTGGACGGCCTTTAGGTTTGGTGGGAGATTCAAGGCCCCCGCCTTGTAATACCTGGAAAACAGAAGGACGTGCCAGAATAAAACCACGTTTAAAGGTGCCTGATACAAGGGCTTTATCCTGTTGTGAAAGCTATAGGCTGGCCTATATTACAGTAAAAAATTATAATGAGAATCAAAAATATATTCTATGTCCTCAGTATTTCAACACCAGGGCTGGGAGGCAGCCAACTAAAACAGCTTACAGCTGGCTTGAATCATGACCGGGGTTGCATTTACTGCTTTAACGGCTCTTCTCTACCTCTATAGATCACCTCCCTCAGCCCTTGGTCCTGAATAtcctgggggagggcggggggcatATCCTCAAATCCCCGGAGTAGACTTGGCTATTGGTTTCTTTCCCCGTCTTCCTGTGCTCCGCTACGTTGTGCCTTCGTGCAGTTGCATTTTTACAAGCCCTTCTGCTGTTCATGATAGATGCCCCCTTCTGTCATAGCCAGCGGGGCTGGGTTTGCAGGCCTCTGTCACCAACAACGTAGAAAAGGGAGAGAAGATATATCCGAACAACGAGCAAATCAGGGTACACACAGGGAGATGTTAGATTCGACGAGCGAATAATCTAAACCCCTTTTCCTATTCCAGCAAGTGCCTAATGTTCCCTGATGCAATCAGATATCGGCCAGCAACCAACTCCTACAGGGGAAAAAGACCGAGGCTTCACAGACAGACAAGTAGCACACTTACTATTTTCTTCCATTTCATTCGCCTATTTTGGTACCACGTTTTCACCTGAAGTTGACTGAGACCCAGGGACTCCGCCAGGTCTATTCTGCAAGGCGAGAGAGGACACGCGTACTGCCATCAGAAAACCACCCACTTGCCAGTCAAAACCCCACTGCTCAGATAAATCCCAAACACCACTTCGCTCCCCTCCCCATTGGTGTATATTGTTCCTTAAGGAAGGATTCGGACTATCGGGCGTTCTCggccctctttccccacccccacctagcTTCTGTTCAGCAGATAtctgaactgggggaggggagagtgaccCAAACTAACCTGGGCTGTGGGTGGGTAAACATTGAACTAGTTTCCTTGGAGCTCTTTGATTCGCTCTGGGGATCACAAAGTGCCCCCGGGGAAGACTGGCTTCGCTTCATGGGCTGGTAACCCAGCCCGGCTAGAGCCCCCTGCGCTGCCCGccctcaggctgcagggcagaaCTGGGTTTATGGCTGGGAACCCAATAGGTACCGCCAGCCCGGCAGCGGCTCCGGGGCCCGCCCTCACCTGTCCGGCGTGGAGAGGTATTTCTGTTTCTCGAAGCGCTTCTCCAGCCCCATCAGCTGCAGCTCGGTGAACACCGTGCGGCTCCGGCGCCCTTTCTTGGCTTTGCTGCCCTGCTCCGGGGGTCCCGGCTCCAGCTTCCCCCGGAGGTGCAGCTCTAGCGGGAGGTGAGGGGATCCCGAGCTGCCCTGCAGTCCCGAACCTGCAGCCAGCAGGGCCGAACCCAGGCCGGAGCAGCCCAAGGGGGCCAGGGGAAATTTGAACACCGCCGCCTGCTCAGCCTTCAGCACCGCTGCGAAGAGAAAGACACGGTGAGAGCCGGCAGGAGCCTGTGGCACGTATCTAGCGCTCGCTTAGCTTCCCCAGATGCCAGCATGACTGTTGACGTGTTTCAGATATGCCGTGCCCATGTCCCAAGCCAGGCCCTACTACAGCTGAGAGGCCCCGGGTACCGCCTGGGAAAAAAGGAATAATAGGGTCAGATGGAAAAATGAAGGAAATGTGGAGTCCTGCGGGGAAACGGGATGGAGTTTAATGGGGGAAAATGGGTGACTTGCTGAGCTTTGTGGGTGGATCCAAAGAAACTAATACGATGAGCATTTAAAACCATCCAGCAAGATTTGAAGGGTTGGAAGGCTCCTTTTCAAACGAGTTTAATCTTCATTCGGTGTGGGGGGAAATTAAACTGggaatattttatatttcaacTGTAAAGCGATCGCGTTGTATTTCTGTAGTCTTGCATCTCTTAAACATCACCAGTACAGAAACAACGTGAACGTCATTGTTCGGGGGGAAATGAGTAAAGTGCAACACAACTAAGGAAAGGGGGGAAGATTAAAATATTTCCAGTTACGAGAATGAAACGTTCACAGGTCAATACTCTTAAATCtaagtctattttttaaaaaggtagccAATATTCTTCAGCCTAGTTCTATATATTGCTTAATGATTGATTTTTCCCCGTTTAGTAAATATCTTGCTGTAATATAAAAATCCCGATCCAAATATGATCGAATTGTTATTatgtaaacatatttttaaatttaagataGCAGTTGATAATTAATAATTTGGGATTACAAGTgggtataatttaaaataatttagtaTGTAATAGTACCTAAAGGTACAATAAAGGTCCTAGTTCTTGGCCATAGAATAAATAATCCATATAATAGAATAATATAGCGTACATGGACTGGAGGTTATAGCACTACTATATATATCTAATTTTAGTCCAAAGGCCCCGTATAGTTATATAGTATTTTCGTTCTTTGCGTTTTCATTCAttctaataaaatattaattttgataACAGTCTAGAATACTGCCACATTTTGCATGGCTTACTGTAAAACAATATGCTACAGAACGGGTTTATTCTAATTTAAATTCACAAGCAAACCCATCGTTAAATGTATTACTGAATCACAATCAAAACATTCAGGTCTAACCTTTCTCGATCCAAAATATTATAGTAACGCctaacaaattattttttaactGGCGATACTTCTCTGAACCACGTATTTAGTTTCAACTCTCTTATTTGATGTATAAAATCAAATTGACAAATGACCTCCTGGAAGTTTAGTTTGCTAATAGCAGGCTAAGAAACTATATAAACTTACAATTCAAGCATCCCTTCCCGGAGCCCCCCACATGCCCCTCACAAGTAGGAAGTCCTTTCCCTATTAATCTTGAGGAGGAAACAGCAAAAGACCTGGCTCAACGCATATGCAGAATTAGCTTGGAAATAATGAATAATTCATTCGGTATATTACAAAGCGTTGATGGGGGAGAAAATAAAAGTACAGTATGCTGCACTCGCTAGagcaatttaaattaaaacacaaacCAATTATCTTTAACTGCCTCGAACAGCAAAGAAACTACAGGGATAATCAGGATTTTGTAAGAAAAATGTTTCTAAAAGGTTTTTCGGACTCCCTCTCCCGGGACTGAATATAAATTGTGTTGCAGAAGCAAGAACTTTTATTACCCCAGTTTTAGGAATCCGCTCCTGCTCCtcctgaagtcaacgggagttttgccatgATATTTTATAAACATCATTATAATTGGTTTAACCCAATTATAAAGGAGCATTTGAGTTCGGCAGGTCTGTGAAAACCATTCCCCCCATAGAGCAATTGTTGCTCTGATTCTTTATGCAAACAATAAACTGtggttttttgtattttattcttttttctaTGATAAAGAAAGGTTTGGTTCAAGGTAGCTTTGGAAAGGACAGTTTTCAAAAGGCCAGTTTTCAAATTCAGAAGCCACAGATGGTTTGCTTATTGTGCCTGTAATATATTAGTAATATATTACATACGTCTAGATATATATGTTACACTCTATATATTACACTGTATATGCACACACGAGTAATGTTCTATGTAGTACATTACTAATACATAGACAAGCTCTATATTTGTCTCTCTGCCGTACAATACAATCATCATAACTTCCATGATCTTCCAGAGGCGTTTTCTCTAAATAGGATGGGACTCAGAAGGCCCAAACTTTCATAAGGCCCAAGCGTGTCGGCCTATGTTGAATTTAAGAAGGCAAAGAACCTGTCTGAAATACTTACAAACCGCTTACTCACATTACTAACCCAATCGTTTATTTTAATCTGTAGTGAATTATATGAGCTTCATTCTGAAAATAATCCTGACACGTAATGTGAAAAAAATGTTGGGCAATTCTTTGGCGGAAAAAGATTAGAAATGCCACATACTATTttgaaaggttttttgttttgttttcctcgtGTAATTACAGTGTGTAGTTTACCAGGCTAAGATTCCGTCCTgcgcagaaggaaaaaaaaagtttttcccaaCTGAAAGTAATCAGATGGAATGAGAAGGAAACAGGCTGTTCCCTATGATGAGCCCCATAAAATCGGTTATAATAGAAGAATGCAGCTCAAACACTtggggaaaagggaaaaagaaCAAAGTTTGTTTCACGCCAGTTATGTACAGACTATTTAGATGTGTGAGAAACCTGCTTCTGTTGGAAtcctgtttggaaaaaaaaatcttgttatttTAAATCATCcttcctgggtgtgtgtgtgaggtatTTGTTTGCCTGTGGCCTAAACTTCTGGCATGAAACTACATGAAAGGGATCGTCCTAGTGGCATATAAACACAGATCCGTGTGTGAAAGGCTCTATCTGCCGCACTTGGCCGCTGAACGGATCCCTGAATAAAGAGAGCTGCTTCGTGTTTCCACCATGACCCCAGCTCCCCTGTGCAGTGGCGCTTTGCCATCAGGCGCGCTGACAAACAGCGGAAGAAAGGTCTAAGCTTGTTACCGTCTGGTGACGACCCCCGCCATCCCCGGGAcctgcactgccccaggggcCCAGCTGGTTCCCCGGGGACGGAGCTAATGAACGGGACTGTCACTCTGGGCATAGCGAGCCCctgtcctccccctgcccctagTCTGGGAGCCGCTGCAGGGCTGATGCGGACGGAGGCTGCTCcccggcctggggggggggggggggggctagcgAGGCCGCGGGACGTACCTAGGTGGTTGTGGTAGGGTCGGGCTGAGAGCAGCGCCTGCACCCCGAACTTGAGGAGCTCTCCCGCCGGCGCCGAGACCTTGGAGTCGGGATGATCCGTCAGGATTTCCTCGATCATAAAACTCCGGTAGCGATGCGAGCGGTGGTCAGGGAAGACTTCCGCGGGGAAATAATGCGCGGCTCCCAGGTCCAGGGGATGCTGCATCCTTCCCGCTGCGGGCCAGGCCCCAGGCCAGACCCCAGGGACGCCCCCAGCCCCTTTCCTCCGGGAGGCGCCGGCTCTCTCCGCCGCGGGCTGCACAGATCCTGCCGGGCTCGCCCTAGAGCCGCCCTCCGCCTGGTGCCTCTGGAAGGGCGCCCAGGGACCTCGGGCAGGCTTTGTCCATTCTCCCTCCTGGCGAAGCGCGCAGCTTCCCCGCAGCCCGGGTAGCCTTTCCCCTTCGGAGGGGCTCGAGGGGCCAGCGCTCGGCGTGTGCTTGCCCCGACcgcccccccctcttccttccccgcTGCACCGAGTGGCTGAAGATCTCCTTAAGGagtgagcccaggctggaaaagtTACAACCTCATGCTGCAGGAGGCACGTCATAGGAGAGCTCTTTCTCCGCCCCAGGACTGAAGACAGCAGCCTATTATATTCCTGACCTGAGTCTGGGACTGTCGGagctggatggggggggggggggagggcgggcggagggggaggggaaagaggggggCGCTTAGTACCTGGAAACGAAAGGTTAAGGAAGAGCGTCTAACCTGTGCCATATAAAGCAAATTAACCAGCGATGCCCGATTTGAAGCTAAAGGTACTTTACAGCAATTACGCACCGCCAGCCCACTCCCAACAAGAAGAGGAATGTGCCAGCGGTTTAGAAATGCTGGAGCTGCACTTACCCTCTAGGATGTGCAACGTCCTATTGGTTTTAAATGTAGTCACAGGACGTTTTCCAAACGCAAAGCCCGCTCTCCTTCGTAGCTAATCTACCCGTCTAGTTGTGTACTGCCCTGCAGGTGAGACACACTTCAAAGAGCCTGTCAAATATTGTGCATTCCATGAAAAACCCCAAGGTTCACGGATGTACAATTTAACACGCGA
Coding sequences within it:
- the BARX1 gene encoding LOW QUALITY PROTEIN: homeobox protein BarH-like 1 (The sequence of the model RefSeq protein was modified relative to this genomic sequence to represent the inferred CDS: inserted 3 bases in 2 codons) — its product is MTCLLQHEVVTFPAWAHSLRRSSATRCSGEGRGGGXSGQAHAERWPLEPLRRGKATRAAGKLRAXRQEGEWTKPARGPWAPFQRHQAEGGSRASPAGSVQPAAERAGASRRKGAGGVPGVWPGAWPAAGRMQHPLDLGAAHYFPAEVFPDHRSHRYRSFMIEEILTDHPDSKVSAPAGELLKFGVQALLSARPYHNHLAVLKAEQAAVFKFPLAPLGCSGLGSALLAAGSGLQGSSGSPHLPLELHLRGKLEPGPPEQGSKAKKGRRSRTVFTELQLMGLEKRFEKQKYLSTPDRIDLAESLGLSQLQVKTWYQNRRMKWKKIVLQGGGLESPTKPKGRPKKNSIPTSEQLTEQERAKEAEKQAESLNSPCEVNQEE